The Fervidobacterium sp. sequence GACAAAGTACTTGATATATTTGAGGAATTGACAGGTGCAAGGATATATCACATGTATATAATCCCAGGCGGCGTTAGAAAGGATTTACCAACTGGATTGGAAGAAAAAATCAGTAAGTTAATGGATTATTTGGAACAAAAGATGCCAGAATACGAAACTTTCATACTAAAAAACAGAATTTTGCATACAAGGTTAAAAGGTATAGCAAAAATAGATACAGAAACTTGTCTAAAACTCGGTGTTACGGGTATTGGTCTTAGGGCAACTGGTGTACCATACGATATAAGAAAAATAGACCCCTACATGTTTTACGATAAAGTTGAATTTGACGTCCCTACAGCAACAGAGGGTGATGCTTACGCAAGAATAAGCCTGAAACCACAGGAGATAAAGCAAAGTATAAGAATAATTAGACAAATATTGGAAAAAATGCCAAGCGGACCTGTAAACATAAAAATTTCAGACGGTAATGGTCTTAGGATAAGGGTTCCAAAAGGTATGGCATATGCAAGAGTTGAGTCCACCAGAGGAGAATACGGTTATTTGGTTGTATCCGATGGGGGCGAAACTCCATACAGAGTTGCGGTCCGCGGTGCTTCGTATCCACAAGGTTTGTATGGTGTTGAACATCTGTTACCTGGTACAAGAATAGACGATGTACCTATTTGGCTCGATTCGATGGGAGTGTGTGCACCAGAAATTGACAGATAAATTGAAGTAGGTAGTCCAAAAATGTAAAGAAACGGAGGTGTTCAAATGGCTGAGAAGAGCTTCTTTGCACCATTAATAGCTTGGAAGAATATATTTGAAAAACCAGTTACGATAAAAATTCCTAAGGAAAAAAGAGAAGCAGCACCAAGATACAGGGGTTTTCATGTTAACAACTGGGAAAAATGTATAGGTTGTGGAACTTGTGCAAAGATATGTCCCACCGATGCAATAACAATGGTAGAAGTACCAGACATGAAGCAAGAATACGGTATGAAACCACAAAGACCAGCTATCGACTATGGAAGATGTAGTTTTTGCGCTATGTGTGTAGATATATGCACAACAGGTTCACTTCAAATGACTAGAGAGTATATCTTTGTATCACACAATCCAGAAGATTTCTATTATGTTCCAACAGAGAAAGGTATATTAAGAAAAGAACCCTCTGAGATAAAAATAGGTTGGACAAGAGAAGCTGAGAATGATTTACTTGACCTTGAAAGAATAGTTCCTGAACACTTACCCGCTGAGGAACGGTCAAACTCGTTTGTTGAATTTGTTAAAGGTTACAGTAAACAACAAGCTATAGCTGAGGCAGCACGTTGTGTTGAATGTGGTATATGTACCGATAGATGTCCAGAGCATATGCAAATTCCTCAATATATCAAAGCCATTTGGAAAGATGATTTAAAGGATGCTTTGAAATGGCTACTCAAGGGAGTGGAGGAGCAAAGTAATTTTGGTGCAAATCCACTATCAGGTGTTTGTGGTAGGGTGTGTACACACAGGTGTGAAGAAGTTTGCGCAATATCACACAGAGGGGAAGCAATAGCTATAAGATGGTTGAAACGTTACATAACTGACAGTATACCTATTGAAATATGGCATGAGATAGTGAAGTTTGACACACTGAAGAAGAACAAGAAAATTGCTATCGTTGGAAGTGGACCTGCTGGTCTATCTGCTGCGTATTTCTTGGCAACTATGGGTTACGATGTTGATATCTACGAAGCACTTAATAGGCCTGGTGGAGTAATGAGATATGGAATACCGCGTTATAGATTACCTGATGAAGCGTTGGACAAAGATATTGCCTTCATTGAGTCTCTTGGTGTCAGAATTATAACCGGTGTTGCTGTGGGTAAAGATATATCTTTTGAAGAACTTAGAAGCAAATATGATGCGATATTTATCTCAACAGGGTTAACACTTGGTCGTTCAACAAAAATACCTGGTGCAGATCATCCCGATGTAGTCCAAGCTCTACCATTACTTAGAGAAATCAGAGACTACTTACGTGGTGAAGGACCAGAACCAAAGATAGCAAAGAGAGTTGTGGTTATAGGTGGAGGAAACGTTGCAATGGATATTGCACGCAGTATGGCAAGACTTCAAAAAATGAAATTTGGGCAAGTAAATGTAATAGTTACGTGCCTTGAAAGAACTCATGAAGAGATGCCAGCAGACATGGAGGAAATAGAAGAAGCAATTGAAGAAGGAGTAAAAATATACCCAGGTTGGGGTCCAAAAGAAGTTATATTCTACCCAAATGAAGATAAAATTAAAGGACTAAAGTGTGTTAAGTGCACAGAGGTCTTTGATGAAAACAAAAGATTTAATCCTAAATTCGATGAAACAGAAATTTGCTATTACGATGGAGATATGATTATTGAAGCGATAGGTCAAGCCCCTGACTATTCTTATCTACCAGATGAGTGGAAATCGAAAATTCAATTTGTTGGTTCAAGAATACTCACAAATAACCTTAGGCAAACACAAATTCCATGGCTCTTTGCTGGTGGTGATATTGTTAATGGACCAGACATAATTCATGGTGTAGCGGATGGTTATTGGGCAGCAAGGGGTATAGACGAGTATTTGAGAGAACAAAAATAAATAATTAAAAAGGGGGTATTTAAATGAACGATATATTGAAAATAGCCGAAAAATTTGAAATAGAAGGCTATAGCTTTTACAATCAAAAA is a genomic window containing:
- a CDS encoding NADH-quinone oxidoreductase subunit D, with the protein product MGEVKLFFGPNHPGMHGNFSVHMYVEGDVVVKARPVPGFLHRGFEKLMERRLWYQNVALIPRICVPEPDINEACYAMAVEKIAKVEVPERATWIRMLVLELARIANHLWSFGGIGGPIGMYTSMFWSVSDRDKVLDIFEELTGARIYHMYIIPGGVRKDLPTGLEEKISKLMDYLEQKMPEYETFILKNRILHTRLKGIAKIDTETCLKLGVTGIGLRATGVPYDIRKIDPYMFYDKVEFDVPTATEGDAYARISLKPQEIKQSIRIIRQILEKMPSGPVNIKISDGNGLRIRVPKGMAYARVESTRGEYGYLVVSDGGETPYRVAVRGASYPQGLYGVEHLLPGTRIDDVPIWLDSMGVCAPEIDR
- a CDS encoding FAD-dependent oxidoreductase, which translates into the protein MAEKSFFAPLIAWKNIFEKPVTIKIPKEKREAAPRYRGFHVNNWEKCIGCGTCAKICPTDAITMVEVPDMKQEYGMKPQRPAIDYGRCSFCAMCVDICTTGSLQMTREYIFVSHNPEDFYYVPTEKGILRKEPSEIKIGWTREAENDLLDLERIVPEHLPAEERSNSFVEFVKGYSKQQAIAEAARCVECGICTDRCPEHMQIPQYIKAIWKDDLKDALKWLLKGVEEQSNFGANPLSGVCGRVCTHRCEEVCAISHRGEAIAIRWLKRYITDSIPIEIWHEIVKFDTLKKNKKIAIVGSGPAGLSAAYFLATMGYDVDIYEALNRPGGVMRYGIPRYRLPDEALDKDIAFIESLGVRIITGVAVGKDISFEELRSKYDAIFISTGLTLGRSTKIPGADHPDVVQALPLLREIRDYLRGEGPEPKIAKRVVVIGGGNVAMDIARSMARLQKMKFGQVNVIVTCLERTHEEMPADMEEIEEAIEEGVKIYPGWGPKEVIFYPNEDKIKGLKCVKCTEVFDENKRFNPKFDETEICYYDGDMIIEAIGQAPDYSYLPDEWKSKIQFVGSRILTNNLRQTQIPWLFAGGDIVNGPDIIHGVADGYWAARGIDEYLREQK